A single window of Mycobacterium sp. ITM-2016-00318 DNA harbors:
- a CDS encoding LLM class flavin-dependent oxidoreductase, translating into MGKLRFGYFIAPFHRAGTNPTLALQRDLEFVEHLDRVGFDEVWIGEHHSAGSEIISSPEVFIAAAAERAKRIRFGTGVISLPYHNPLWAADRLMLLDHLTHGRIIGGVGPGSLPTDSSMIGLTPTDTRELLETNLDILVRLLAGETVTAKTATHELHDAQLQLAPYSDGGIPLSVAAVASPTGARLAGKHGIGLLSIGATLIVEGFDALAFHWGIAEERAAAFGTTVDRRNWSLVCPMHIAETEEQAREDVRFGIAPWFRYFQKVAAFPQMTMPGDEVDEMIGIINDAGAGVIGTPETARAQVQRLWDQSGGFGCMLQMGHEWANPAATRRSAELFAAEVIPHFQGQAKPTLDAAARASDVREDLAQTAMSAIEHMTKKYEAEKSGG; encoded by the coding sequence TCGCTCTGCAGCGCGACCTCGAGTTCGTCGAGCATCTCGACAGGGTCGGTTTCGACGAGGTGTGGATCGGCGAGCATCACTCCGCCGGCAGCGAGATCATCAGCTCTCCGGAGGTGTTCATCGCCGCCGCGGCCGAGCGGGCGAAACGGATCCGGTTCGGCACCGGCGTGATCTCTCTGCCGTACCACAACCCGCTATGGGCGGCCGACCGGCTGATGCTGCTCGACCACCTCACCCACGGCCGCATCATCGGCGGCGTCGGACCCGGCTCACTGCCGACCGATTCGTCGATGATCGGCCTGACCCCGACCGACACCCGCGAGCTGCTCGAGACCAACCTCGACATCCTGGTGCGGCTGCTGGCCGGCGAGACCGTCACCGCCAAGACCGCGACGCACGAACTGCACGACGCACAGCTGCAGCTCGCGCCGTACTCCGACGGCGGCATCCCGCTCTCGGTTGCGGCCGTGGCCTCGCCGACCGGCGCGCGGCTGGCGGGCAAGCACGGCATCGGGCTGCTGTCTATCGGCGCGACGCTTATCGTCGAAGGGTTCGACGCGCTCGCGTTCCACTGGGGCATCGCAGAGGAACGCGCCGCCGCGTTCGGCACCACCGTCGACCGCAGGAACTGGTCGCTGGTGTGTCCGATGCACATCGCCGAAACCGAGGAGCAGGCGCGCGAGGACGTCCGCTTCGGTATCGCGCCGTGGTTCCGGTACTTCCAGAAGGTCGCGGCCTTCCCGCAGATGACCATGCCCGGCGATGAGGTCGACGAGATGATCGGCATCATCAACGACGCCGGCGCTGGCGTGATCGGCACACCCGAGACGGCCAGAGCTCAGGTGCAGCGGCTGTGGGACCAGTCGGGCGGGTTCGGCTGCATGCTGCAGATGGGCCACGAATGGGCCAACCCTGCCGCCACCAGACGCTCCGCGGAACTCTTTGCCGCAGAGGTCATTCCGCACTTTCAAGGGCAGGCGAAGCCGACACTCGACGCCGCGGCGCGCGCCAGCGACGTGCGCGAGGACCTGGCGCAGACGGCGATGAGCGCCATCGAGCACATGACAAAGAAGTACGAAGCCGAGAAGAGCGGCGGTTAG
- a CDS encoding FAD-dependent oxidoreductase: MSALRSRAAPFRMRPRRLVVADPLLPRDVSDPAEVTVVGGGIAGMSAAVVLAERGVKVTVLESAGYLGGRLGAWHETLPCGSEQHVEHGFHAFFRHYYTWRSILRRVDPQLSFLQPVPSYPVISATYPAEDLSGLPAAPPLNLLALALRSKSLTRRELTRANPDAGRALLAYDRATTTAEFDDTDAAAFLDSLGMSERTRSMLFEAFARSFFCNQGDLSAAELVAMFHYYFLGNPEGIGFDVTDTDYATAIWNPLREYLIGRDAELRTETRVTGVEPDGQGWRIGTETGELRSRHVVLALDPGALRTLLAASPTTAAAAPGLARQCQSLTVAPPFAVSRLWLDRDVAPERASFSAVTGQPNLDSVAVYSRLEEPSARWARETGGSVIELHSYSCGLDNADVAAKAMREELAALWPEIADAAVVHRHDRMEATAPAFPPGSAGTRPGVRTDARGLRIAGDFVELPYLSGLMERSAMSGVLAANDILAELGVAAEPVLGVPQRGLLAGVPRIPRRTK, from the coding sequence ATGAGCGCATTGCGGAGCCGTGCCGCCCCGTTCCGGATGCGGCCCCGCCGTCTGGTCGTCGCCGATCCGTTGCTGCCGCGCGATGTCTCCGATCCGGCGGAGGTGACGGTCGTCGGCGGGGGCATCGCGGGGATGTCCGCTGCGGTCGTGTTGGCCGAAAGAGGCGTCAAGGTCACGGTTTTGGAGTCGGCCGGGTATCTCGGCGGCCGCTTGGGCGCGTGGCATGAGACCTTGCCCTGCGGCAGCGAGCAGCACGTCGAACACGGTTTTCACGCGTTCTTCCGACACTACTACACATGGCGGTCCATCCTGCGCCGCGTCGATCCGCAGTTGTCGTTTCTTCAACCGGTGCCGAGCTATCCGGTGATCTCGGCGACATACCCGGCCGAGGACCTTTCGGGTCTGCCTGCCGCTCCGCCGCTCAACCTGCTGGCACTGGCGCTGCGCTCGAAGAGCCTGACCCGTCGGGAACTGACGCGCGCCAACCCCGACGCGGGGCGGGCGCTGCTGGCCTACGACCGCGCCACCACGACCGCCGAATTCGACGACACCGACGCCGCCGCTTTCCTTGACAGCCTCGGCATGTCCGAACGCACCCGCAGCATGTTGTTCGAGGCCTTCGCGCGGTCGTTCTTCTGCAACCAGGGCGACCTGTCGGCCGCGGAGTTGGTGGCGATGTTCCACTACTACTTCCTCGGCAATCCGGAGGGCATCGGCTTCGACGTCACCGACACCGACTACGCGACGGCGATCTGGAACCCGTTGCGCGAGTACCTGATCGGTCGCGACGCCGAGTTGCGGACCGAGACACGGGTCACCGGTGTCGAGCCCGACGGGCAGGGCTGGCGCATCGGCACCGAAACCGGCGAGCTCCGAAGCAGGCACGTCGTACTGGCCTTGGACCCCGGTGCACTGCGGACGCTGCTCGCGGCGTCACCGACCACTGCGGCAGCGGCGCCTGGGCTCGCGCGTCAGTGCCAATCGCTCACCGTGGCACCGCCGTTCGCGGTCAGCAGGCTGTGGCTCGACCGAGACGTCGCACCCGAGAGAGCGTCCTTCAGCGCCGTCACCGGCCAGCCCAACCTCGACTCAGTCGCCGTGTACTCGAGGCTCGAGGAGCCCAGTGCGCGCTGGGCCCGCGAGACCGGCGGGTCGGTGATCGAACTGCATTCCTACTCCTGCGGTCTCGACAACGCCGATGTCGCGGCAAAGGCCATGCGCGAGGAGCTGGCCGCGCTGTGGCCCGAAATCGCCGACGCCGCCGTCGTCCACCGGCACGACCGGATGGAGGCGACCGCACCCGCCTTTCCACCGGGGTCGGCAGGCACCCGCCCCGGAGTACGCACCGACGCACGGGGACTGCGGATTGCCGGCGACTTCGTCGAGCTGCCCTATCTGTCGGGGCTGATGGAGCGGTCTGCGATGTCCGGGGTGCTCGCCGCCAACGACATCCTCGCCGAACTCGGTGTTGCCGCCGAGCCCGTGCTTGGAGTTCCCCAGCGAGGCCTGCTGGCCGGCGTTCCGCGCATACCGCGCCGCACGAAGTGA
- a CDS encoding carotenoid biosynthesis protein, with amino-acid sequence MAIAVPVAQLRVAYVVWTLVAAAVGVQIAYPLMPEGWRTEVTVASVVVFFVAAVADAARVHGPAGAGVLTAVAGGGGLAAEAVGVATGRPFGHYAYTGTLGPELLGVPVVVPLAWVMMAWPALVVARTLVARGPAVAVVGAAALTAWDVFLDPQMVAAGHWTWFDPAPGLPLIPGIPLTNYLGWLLVSTVIMASLDRALPREQVPSAPASALYLWVYFSSVMGHAVFFDLPGSAITGAVLMGAIAVPFAVALVRRRGRTPHMVAA; translated from the coding sequence GTGGCGATCGCCGTGCCCGTTGCGCAGCTGCGCGTCGCCTATGTGGTGTGGACGCTCGTCGCGGCGGCGGTCGGGGTGCAGATCGCCTACCCGCTGATGCCAGAAGGCTGGCGCACCGAGGTCACGGTGGCGAGCGTGGTGGTGTTCTTCGTCGCCGCGGTGGCCGACGCCGCGCGGGTGCACGGTCCTGCGGGCGCCGGCGTCCTTACCGCGGTGGCCGGCGGAGGGGGGCTGGCCGCCGAGGCGGTCGGCGTGGCGACGGGACGACCGTTCGGGCACTACGCCTACACCGGCACGCTCGGCCCCGAACTGCTCGGTGTGCCGGTGGTCGTGCCGCTGGCCTGGGTGATGATGGCCTGGCCTGCGCTGGTGGTGGCCCGAACGCTGGTGGCGCGCGGTCCGGCCGTCGCGGTCGTCGGGGCGGCGGCACTGACCGCATGGGACGTGTTCCTCGACCCGCAGATGGTGGCCGCGGGGCACTGGACGTGGTTCGATCCCGCGCCGGGCCTGCCGCTGATACCGGGCATCCCCCTGACCAATTACCTCGGCTGGTTGCTGGTTTCGACGGTCATCATGGCGAGCCTCGACCGCGCGCTGCCGCGCGAGCAGGTCCCGTCGGCGCCCGCGTCGGCGCTGTATCTGTGGGTGTACTTCTCCTCGGTGATGGGTCATGCGGTCTTCTTCGATCTGCCCGGGTCGGCCATCACCGGCGCCGTGCTCATGGGCGCGATCGCGGTGCCCTTCGCCGTTGCGCTGGTGCGCCGCCGCGGACGTACGCCACATATGGTGGCGGCGTGA
- a CDS encoding glycosyltransferase family 2 protein, translating to MPDTRLDKTLRALVVTGSSLACLGTAHQLINQRVLRRPPADPPQVSAAVSILVPARDEAHRIAPTIRSMLAQQGLSDAEILVLDDGSTDGTAHAVRVAAASDPRLTVLTGTPPPQGFLGKPHACAQLAAAARGEVLVFVDADVVLEPDAVAAAVAVLRGPQPLDLLSPWPRQIVAGWSGRLIQPLLAWSWLTTLPLRLAERSRRPSMAAANGQFLLIEAAALARAGGWQAVAGAVLDDIGMARAIRASGGRTGIADGSALATCRMYASGRELREGYRKSLWAAFGSPAGALAVAAALAVVYVLPAAAALTGSRVGALGYAAAVVGRVLVTRWGGRPVDALAHPLSVVALLTLLASSWAGRTRGSLRWKGRAV from the coding sequence GTGCCCGATACGCGCCTCGACAAAACGCTGCGCGCGCTCGTCGTCACGGGTTCGTCACTTGCTTGCCTCGGCACGGCCCACCAGCTGATCAATCAGCGCGTGCTCCGCCGGCCGCCCGCCGATCCACCGCAGGTGTCCGCTGCGGTGTCGATTCTGGTGCCCGCCCGCGACGAAGCGCACCGCATCGCGCCGACGATCCGGTCGATGCTCGCGCAGCAGGGGTTGTCCGACGCCGAGATCCTGGTGCTCGACGACGGTTCGACCGACGGCACCGCCCACGCCGTCCGGGTTGCGGCCGCGTCGGATCCGCGCCTGACCGTGCTGACCGGGACCCCGCCGCCGCAAGGCTTCCTAGGTAAGCCGCACGCCTGCGCGCAACTGGCCGCCGCGGCGCGCGGTGAGGTGCTGGTGTTCGTCGACGCCGACGTCGTCCTCGAACCGGACGCCGTTGCGGCCGCCGTCGCGGTGCTGCGCGGGCCGCAGCCACTGGACCTGCTGTCGCCGTGGCCGCGCCAGATTGTCGCGGGATGGTCGGGTCGTCTGATCCAACCGCTGTTGGCGTGGTCGTGGCTCACCACCCTGCCGCTCCGCCTGGCCGAGCGTTCGCGTCGGCCCTCGATGGCGGCGGCCAACGGCCAGTTCCTGCTGATCGAGGCCGCCGCGCTGGCACGGGCCGGGGGCTGGCAGGCGGTGGCGGGCGCCGTGCTCGACGACATCGGCATGGCCCGCGCGATTCGGGCGTCCGGCGGCCGCACCGGTATCGCCGACGGTTCGGCGTTGGCGACGTGCCGGATGTACGCGAGCGGGCGGGAACTACGCGAGGGGTATCGCAAGTCGCTGTGGGCGGCGTTCGGGTCACCGGCGGGTGCGCTGGCGGTGGCGGCGGCGCTCGCGGTCGTTTACGTGCTGCCCGCGGCCGCCGCGCTGACCGGTTCGCGGGTCGGCGCGCTTGGCTACGCAGCCGCCGTCGTCGGGCGCGTTTTGGTGACCCGGTGGGGCGGCAGGCCGGTCGACGCCCTCGCGCATCCGCTTTCGGTGGTTGCCCTGCTGACCTTGTTGGCGTCGTCGTGGGCGGGCCGGACGCGGGGCTCGCTGCGCTGGAAGGGCCGGGCGGTATGA
- a CDS encoding phytoene desaturase family protein, translated as MGGPDAGLAALEGPGGMSRIVVIGAGLGGLAAAARLAAAGHRVTVFDRATPVGGKLGVLERDGFTFDTGPSLVTLPDELTRLFGDTGGPADLALTPVDPACAYVFADGTEVAFPHDAAAVPAALDEALGVGAGEPWRLLHDRSRRVWELVGEPVLRRPVTLAALARMSLRPADLRAVAPWRTLDTLGRQMFADPRMRMWLNRYATYSGSDPRRIPAVLAVTSFVEQEFGAWYVPGGLRRIVDAVAARCRELGAEIHTGSAVDGVLVSGGRASGVRVGGREFAADAVVSNADAAALYGQLLPAGATRAGGRRLRRSPRSMAGFVLLLGLSGRRPGVAHRVYFPRDYDAEFDAVFGRRPQPVADPTVYVHAPDDPAQRPDDDSEGWFVMVNAPSHDPGLGVDWDEPGLRERYAGHVLDVLAGRGADVRDRIRFVETITPADLERRTGSPGGAIYGTASHGPRAALRRPANRSPLPGLYLVGGSAHPGGGIPLVLMSAEIVAGLIGPAETSAGSSAGSRGRVGPARPPRRRSR; from the coding sequence GTGGGCGGGCCGGACGCGGGGCTCGCTGCGCTGGAAGGGCCGGGCGGTATGAGCCGGATCGTCGTGATCGGCGCGGGCCTCGGCGGCCTCGCCGCAGCGGCCCGGCTGGCCGCTGCCGGGCATCGCGTCACCGTGTTCGACCGCGCAACCCCCGTCGGCGGCAAGCTGGGCGTCCTCGAGCGCGACGGTTTCACGTTCGACACCGGTCCCTCGCTTGTGACGTTGCCCGACGAGTTGACCCGGCTGTTCGGCGACACCGGTGGGCCGGCCGACCTGGCCCTGACGCCCGTCGACCCGGCGTGCGCCTACGTGTTCGCCGATGGCACCGAAGTGGCGTTTCCGCACGACGCCGCGGCCGTTCCCGCCGCACTCGACGAGGCGCTCGGGGTCGGCGCGGGAGAGCCGTGGCGCCTGTTGCACGATCGATCGCGACGGGTGTGGGAGCTGGTCGGCGAGCCAGTGCTGCGCCGGCCCGTCACACTCGCCGCACTGGCCCGGATGAGCCTGCGTCCCGCGGACCTGCGGGCGGTGGCCCCGTGGCGGACCCTCGACACCCTTGGCAGGCAGATGTTCGCCGACCCGCGAATGCGCATGTGGCTCAACAGGTATGCGACGTACTCGGGTTCCGATCCGCGCCGCATCCCTGCGGTCTTGGCGGTGACGAGCTTCGTCGAGCAGGAATTCGGCGCGTGGTACGTGCCGGGCGGATTGCGGCGCATCGTCGATGCCGTCGCGGCACGCTGCCGAGAACTCGGCGCCGAGATCCACACCGGTTCGGCCGTCGACGGGGTTCTGGTGTCCGGCGGTCGCGCCAGCGGCGTGCGCGTCGGCGGTCGCGAGTTCGCGGCCGACGCGGTGGTCAGCAATGCCGACGCCGCCGCCCTCTACGGCCAGCTGCTGCCCGCGGGCGCAACGCGGGCCGGCGGGCGCCGACTGCGACGCAGCCCGCGCTCGATGGCCGGGTTCGTGCTGCTTCTCGGGTTGTCGGGGCGCAGGCCAGGAGTGGCCCACAGGGTGTACTTCCCGCGCGACTACGACGCCGAGTTCGACGCCGTCTTCGGACGCCGGCCGCAGCCCGTCGCCGATCCGACGGTCTACGTGCACGCCCCCGACGACCCGGCGCAGCGTCCCGACGACGACTCCGAGGGCTGGTTCGTGATGGTCAACGCCCCGTCACACGATCCAGGCCTTGGCGTCGACTGGGACGAACCCGGCCTTCGCGAGCGCTATGCCGGACACGTCCTTGACGTGCTGGCCGGGCGCGGCGCCGACGTCCGCGACCGCATCCGCTTCGTCGAGACGATCACCCCCGCCGATCTCGAGCGTCGCACCGGCTCACCGGGTGGCGCGATCTACGGCACGGCCTCACACGGACCGAGGGCCGCGCTGCGCAGGCCGGCCAACCGCAGCCCGCTGCCCGGGCTGTACCTCGTCGGCGGTTCGGCTCATCCCGGTGGCGGCATTCCCCTGGTGTTGATGTCCGCCGAGATCGTCGCCGGGCTCATCGGCCCGGCGGAAACGTCGGCGGGATCGAGCGCCGGATCCCGCGGACGAGTTGGGCCAGCCCGACCACCCCGACGACGGTCCAGATGA
- a CDS encoding CDP-alcohol phosphatidyltransferase family protein: MTSDGSTGGGAGDAGWSSLHGGIQPSRLVRGWLSMVRILAGGPVAHIPPDVLSAAGVIALAGAWAAIAGPGWPAVSVLLIVVGGVLDGLDGAVALATGRARPWGAVVDSVADRLGDLLLGACLLALGAPPPLVLAAIALLMLLEYLRARAQSVGMPGVGAVTVAERPTRLILVGVAAVGSAVFPAGVPGLGWGWAAMMAIIWTVVGVVGLAQLVRGIRRSIPPTFPPGR; the protein is encoded by the coding sequence ATGACGTCGGACGGCTCAACCGGCGGCGGCGCCGGTGATGCGGGGTGGTCGTCGCTGCACGGCGGGATACAGCCGTCCCGCCTGGTGCGTGGATGGCTTTCCATGGTGCGGATCCTCGCCGGCGGTCCGGTCGCGCACATTCCGCCCGACGTGCTTTCCGCCGCCGGGGTCATTGCTCTGGCCGGGGCGTGGGCCGCGATAGCGGGGCCCGGTTGGCCCGCGGTCAGCGTGCTGCTGATCGTGGTCGGCGGGGTGCTGGACGGGCTCGACGGCGCCGTCGCGCTGGCGACCGGCCGGGCCAGACCATGGGGCGCGGTGGTCGACTCCGTCGCCGACCGCCTCGGCGACCTGCTGCTCGGGGCGTGTCTGCTGGCGCTCGGCGCGCCGCCGCCGTTGGTGCTGGCGGCAATCGCGCTGCTGATGCTGCTGGAGTATCTGCGCGCCCGCGCGCAGTCGGTCGGTATGCCCGGCGTCGGCGCCGTCACCGTGGCGGAACGACCGACGCGGCTGATCCTGGTCGGCGTCGCGGCGGTAGGTTCGGCGGTGTTCCCGGCGGGCGTGCCCGGCCTCGGCTGGGGATGGGCGGCCATGATGGCCATCATCTGGACCGTCGTCGGGGTGGTCGGGCTGGCCCAACTCGTCCGCGGGATCCGGCGCTCGATCCCGCCGACGTTTCCGCCGGGCCGATGA
- a CDS encoding YhjD/YihY/BrkB family envelope integrity protein — protein MSMLQKLTAGARRTFPGTDLALWAAGATYFGVIGLVSLALTSLWAVGALVGHNTVVEAMDAAIAGLPGGHGTPEALRTLTSVALSMSWLQALVVLFPASLYGEGLRRAFVQMSAARDTLTGWRGRAGLIGVAAVAPFLVLAVLATAPYVGPLYAGDGWSLVWGVVVAFHIVWLAVSTALLGVFALIGPGRIGWKALCIGAFGTGAIVAGFLQGFLLFLAIPIPWSAPFGGLPIIGAVSALALWLYVLHILVLCGFRVTVVLDELRR, from the coding sequence ATGAGCATGTTGCAGAAATTGACGGCGGGGGCGCGTCGAACATTCCCGGGCACCGATCTGGCGTTGTGGGCGGCCGGTGCGACGTACTTCGGCGTGATCGGGTTGGTTTCGCTGGCGCTGACCTCGTTGTGGGCGGTCGGCGCGCTGGTGGGTCACAACACCGTCGTCGAAGCCATGGATGCGGCGATCGCCGGGTTACCCGGCGGGCACGGAACGCCGGAGGCGCTGCGCACGCTGACGTCGGTGGCGCTGTCCATGTCGTGGCTGCAGGCACTTGTCGTGCTGTTCCCCGCGAGCCTGTACGGCGAGGGCCTGCGCAGAGCCTTCGTCCAGATGTCCGCGGCACGCGACACCCTGACCGGCTGGCGCGGTCGGGCGGGTCTCATCGGCGTTGCGGCCGTCGCCCCGTTCTTGGTGCTTGCGGTGCTCGCCACAGCGCCCTACGTCGGCCCGTTGTACGCCGGGGATGGCTGGTCGCTCGTCTGGGGGGTGGTGGTCGCATTCCACATCGTGTGGCTCGCGGTGTCCACCGCGCTGCTGGGAGTCTTCGCGCTCATCGGTCCGGGCCGCATCGGCTGGAAAGCGTTGTGCATCGGTGCTTTCGGCACGGGCGCGATCGTGGCCGGCTTCCTCCAGGGGTTCCTGCTGTTTCTCGCGATCCCGATCCCGTGGTCGGCTCCGTTCGGGGGCCTGCCCATCATCGGCGCGGTGTCGGCGCTCGCGCTGTGGCTCTACGTGCTGCACATCCTGGTGCTGTGCGGGTTCCGGGTCACCGTGGTGCTCGACGAGCTGCGACGCTGA
- a CDS encoding Rv1535 domain-containing protein: MSGRLGFFSHSLPSRHVVFGFSTRGFSSVESMTASVINTPSDPVTIVARVLSIPLRELYAALWRIGVVDIDDATAPSRRGATAAAAVAAAAVPSA, translated from the coding sequence ATGAGTGGTCGGTTGGGATTCTTCAGCCATTCTTTGCCTTCCCGTCATGTCGTTTTCGGCTTCTCGACCCGTGGCTTTTCCAGCGTGGAATCCATGACCGCTTCCGTTATCAACACGCCGTCGGATCCCGTGACGATCGTCGCGCGCGTGCTGTCCATTCCGTTGCGTGAACTGTATGCGGCGCTGTGGAGAATCGGCGTCGTCGACATCGACGACGCCACCGCGCCGAGCAGACGCGGGGCGACTGCCGCAGCCGCCGTCGCAGCGGCCGCCGTGCCGAGCGCCTGA
- a CDS encoding tyrosine-protein phosphatase translates to MPPLSGAWNFRDVADNAGIAPGRLFRSGELSNLDDAGRETLTVVGVTAVADLRSAPELERHGKGLVPDSVTIHHLPFVETLASDADAPHEHAFQKMLTEKPDDESVGHAAARYMTDEYGRIARSALAQRAVHKVITMLGDGDRVLAHCFAGKDRTGFTVAVVLEAAGVDRDAIMADYLASNAAVPELRGHIVETIRNRMSDSPEIAEVAEARLTDAVLGVQEAYLDAARGALVADFGSFDGYLDAAGVSADDVAKLRAALRG, encoded by the coding sequence GTGCCGCCGCTTTCCGGGGCATGGAACTTTCGCGACGTCGCCGACAATGCCGGGATCGCGCCGGGCAGGCTGTTCCGGTCCGGTGAGCTGAGCAACCTCGACGACGCGGGCCGCGAAACGCTGACCGTCGTCGGGGTCACCGCTGTCGCCGATCTGCGCTCGGCGCCGGAGCTGGAGCGGCACGGCAAGGGCCTGGTGCCCGACAGCGTGACGATCCACCACCTGCCGTTCGTGGAAACCCTCGCCTCCGATGCTGATGCGCCGCACGAGCACGCTTTCCAGAAAATGCTGACCGAGAAGCCCGACGACGAGTCCGTCGGCCACGCCGCGGCCCGCTACATGACCGATGAGTACGGGCGGATCGCGAGGTCGGCGCTCGCGCAGCGCGCCGTACACAAGGTGATCACGATGCTCGGTGACGGCGACCGCGTCCTGGCACACTGCTTCGCGGGCAAGGACCGGACCGGGTTCACCGTCGCGGTGGTGCTCGAGGCGGCGGGCGTCGACCGCGACGCCATCATGGCCGACTATCTGGCCAGCAATGCCGCCGTGCCCGAACTGCGCGGCCACATCGTCGAGACCATCCGCAACCGGATGTCGGACTCGCCCGAGATCGCCGAGGTGGCCGAGGCCCGTCTCACCGATGCGGTGCTCGGTGTGCAGGAGGCCTACCTCGATGCGGCGCGCGGTGCGCTCGTCGCGGATTTCGGCTCGTTCGACGGCTACCTCGACGCCGCGGGCGTGTCCGCCGACGATGTCGCGAAGCTGCGCGCAGCGCTGCGGGGTTGA